A window of Nocardia arthritidis genomic DNA:
GATCCAGACGGGTCGGTGAACCTGGTGGTGGGTGGCCTGCGGGCAGCGGGCGGAGTCACACATGCCGATCAAGGGCCGGTCCGCGGTGGGGGTGTCGGCGAGTTTGAGGCAGAGCGCGCGGGAGGGGTCGGTGAACCAGCAGTAGTTCGCGGCGCCGAGGTGCAGCGTGTTGGCGCGTTTGGATAGCAGGTTGAGGATGTCGCGGTCGTTGCGTTGGATCTTCGGTGCTGCAGCAGGTTCGGTATTGAGTTCGGTGTCGACGGATGTGAAGAACTCGGTAAGGCTGCGGGCTCCGGGCCCGGCGGGCAGGATTCCTTGCTGGTAGTTGTGGAATTCGGCCAGCACGAGTTGCAGGTTGCGGTCGGCTTCGTGCTTGTTGACTTCGGCCAGCAGTTCGGCCTGGGCGCCGCCCGGGCGGGATGCGTAGCCTTCCGTGGTGGCCGTCGCGATGTGCTTGAGGTGTAGTTTCGTGGCGAGAACACCGCCGGGCCGGTAGGCCATTTCCAGTGCGAGAGTTCTTCTGAGCATGCGAAGGGTGACTGGCCCTTCGGGGATCGGGGCGAGCCCGAGACGGACGCCGGCCGGGGAGTTGACCCAGTTCCGGAACCAGGTGTATCTGACCTGGAATGCGAAGCGGGAGAACAGCAATGCCCCTTCGCGGGGATTGTCGTGGAGTTTTTCGGCGAGTTCGACAGCGCGGTAGGCTGGCTCGATGACGACCCATTCGTCGTCGGTGCCGCCGAGAGGCTGGCCTTTGACGATCTTGCTGGCAATGCGGTAGCGCTCGAGGCCGGGGACCGGTGCGGCGATCGGGCGGCGGCAGCCGACACGCAATTCCATCAGCTCGCTGGCCCGCATCCCGGACGTCGCGGCAACAACGATGAGTGCGGCGGTGCGGATGATTCCTACCAGGGCCACGGCCTGTGATCGGTGCAGCGGCAGGGTCCAGGCTGAACTGTTGCCGTTGGCGGTAGGAGCTTCGGCTGCGTCGCGCGCGAATGCTTTCTCGACTCCGACAGCGGCCACCGCGTCGCGCAGCGGTCCGCGCAGCGGGCGCTGCCACCGGCTCCAGAGCTGGGTGTATCCGGCTTGGCGGGCCAAGATCCCGGTGGCGACCGGAAGCACGGGGTCGTCGGTCGACCAGCGGGCAGTGAGTCGGCGGTTGATGTCGTGGTCCTCGAGCATCGGCAGGGGTGTGTTCGTTGCGATGTAATCGGCGAGGACTGTGCGGATGTCGTCGATTGCAGTCGGGCTGCTGTGACAGAGCCCGGGGGCCTTGAGAGACGATAGACGATCGGTTTCTCGGATCTGCTCGTTGAGCTCGATCGCGTGCGGTCCGAGGACCTCCACCAGATGCAGGGCAGCGGCCAGCATCGGCTGCAGCATCTCGCCTGCGATCGGTGGGGTCTTGTTTCCCATTCTGCCGGAAGGCATTTCGGCGACAGCGCTTGCTGTCGCCCCGCCCCAGGGGCGCAGGCTTTCCGAGACCCGGTCGGCGGTGAACAGGTCCCGGTAGTCGATCAAGTCCAGGATGATCTGCGCTGCGGAGCGTCGGATCGCGGGGCTTTGCTCACCGACGACGGTGCCGTCGGCGACGGTGAGGTAGCGGCGGAAGGCCAGATAGGCCTCGCAGGTCGAGGTATCGACCGTCGACAGCATCGTGATTCCCCGACTGGCGAGCCAGTCGAAAAACCTGCTGATTTCGCTCAGTCGCAGGCGGCAACTACGCAGATGCAATGGTGTGCGATAGGCCCGCGGCAAACGGACAACGGCGGGATGTCGTGGGGCGAGCAGCGCCATGATCAGCTCCTTGGCGACCAGGCGCCATCTCAGGTCGATGATCCCCACGAAGGTGAACCGCCTGCTCACCAGTGTCATGTCGACGGGCAGCCCGACAACGTCGGTGAAGTCCCACAAATCGTCCTCGAACACCGGTCTGTGTGCGCCCGCGGGCAGGGCCAGCCCTGCCTGATCACAGACGTCGGTGAGTGCGAAGGGAGAGCGTCCGCTGTCGTCGCGGGGACGCGGTGCGGTCATGGTCATGCGGTGAGTTCCTCCGGGCGCAGCGGGATCTCACTGTCGGTGTCGTGGACGTGAGCGGCTGCCGCGGCGAGTTCGGTGGGGTCGAAACGAGCGAGGATGTCGTCGATGCGGGCGGCGTAAGGACCGAACACCGTCATGAAGTGGGCTGCGGGCATGCAGCGCCACTGGCGAGTGAAAAATGCCTTGAGCCGCAACAGATTCACCGCATGCCGGGGTGCGAACACCGCCAGTGGGCAGAGCAGACAAACCCAAGGCCGAGCCGGACACGGTTTGCCAGCCGGACCGTGCAGCCCGGCCAGCTGGTCCGCGCAAGCGGCGGTGAACACGTCACGGGCGCCGCCAACTAGTTCGGCGATGACAGTATCGTCGAGCTCTATCGACGCCAGTAACTGCGGATAGCCTTCGGCCAGCGCAGCGGTGTCGGCCTCGGTGATCACTGTCGGTGGCTGGGCGCGCCGCAGCAGATCGTGCTGGGCATCTTCGATAATGGTCTCGACGGCTTGCCGCTGCGCCGGGGTAGCTGCGCTCAGATAATGATCGCCTTCGACTGCCGGGGTGTGATTCGGGTCGATTGTGGCCCGTCCGTTGCCGGTCCATGCGCGTTTGTCGCGCATCGCGTGGAAGGTGGTGCGGATTCTGGCCCGATGGATCTTCAACAGTGTGCCGTCGGCACCGACGATTCCGTGCGTCCTGGCCCACCGCTGGCGGGAAACACTTGTCATCCGCGGTGCAGCCAATGCCGCATTGCCGGAGCGAGCCAGGCTCAGCCAGAGCCGCTCTCGCTCTGGCGGCGGGGTAAAGCCGCGCAGTAACGCCGAGTGTGCCAACCACTGTTCGAGCAGCCGCACTGCCCGGCGAGGCAGCGTGAGGCTCTCGGCCGCCGTGCGGCGCTTGAGATACGACAGCAAGACCGACGCATCGCCGGCCCATTCCACGTCGTCGATCCCCAGCCCTTCGATCCCGTCCGGCACGATGCCCGAGTAGATGCCGAACAGTAGCCGGTAGGCGATCGACACATCCAGGTGCGGAAACACCGCCTGAGCCGCCTGGTAGAAAGCAGCTGGCCGATGGTGGTGGAAGAAGTCGTAGGACACCCCGAGCGCGGCGGCGAGGTCCGGTGCGCTGATCGGACCCAACCGTGACAGCAACCAGCAGAAGTTCTCCCATGTCCATCCACCTTCACCGGGATGACGCCCCTGCGAGATCACCGCCAGGGCTCGCCGATGCTCGGCAAAGGAGTCCTCGACCAGCCTCTGACACGCCTCGGTCAGCCGCAGCCAGTCGGCTTCCGGATAGGGCGGAAGCGGGCGCCGATTGGGCTGGATGTTGAAATGCCGACCGGCAGCCAACTCCAGCACACCGTCGCCGAGCCTGCCACCGGCGCGGGCGAAACCCTCCACCAGCGCCCGGGTCAACGCCTCGAGTCGGGCCGGACCGGCCATCCAGAACTGCGCCAGCTGACCACGACGCAGATCGGCGATACCGCCGGTGAACTCCTGCTCGTCCAACGCGCGAACCATCGCCCGCAAAGCGCCCACGTAGCTGTCGACGGTGCTGCCGGTATCGGCGCTGCCGTGCGGATGGATCAACGCCACCAAACCAACGGCCAGATCCCGCACCAACCTCGGGCTCGGCAACCCCGACAGATCGAATTCCGCTGTGCTGCCGTCACTGAACACGCAGTGCAGGCCGAGCGGGTCGTCGATCACCATTGTCCCC
This region includes:
- a CDS encoding site-specific integrase, whose product is MTMTAPRPRDDSGRSPFALTDVCDQAGLALPAGAHRPVFEDDLWDFTDVVGLPVDMTLVSRRFTFVGIIDLRWRLVAKELIMALLAPRHPAVVRLPRAYRTPLHLRSCRLRLSEISRFFDWLASRGITMLSTVDTSTCEAYLAFRRYLTVADGTVVGEQSPAIRRSAAQIILDLIDYRDLFTADRVSESLRPWGGATASAVAEMPSGRMGNKTPPIAGEMLQPMLAAALHLVEVLGPHAIELNEQIRETDRLSSLKAPGLCHSSPTAIDDIRTVLADYIATNTPLPMLEDHDINRRLTARWSTDDPVLPVATGILARQAGYTQLWSRWQRPLRGPLRDAVAAVGVEKAFARDAAEAPTANGNSSAWTLPLHRSQAVALVGIIRTAALIVVAATSGMRASELMELRVGCRRPIAAPVPGLERYRIASKIVKGQPLGGTDDEWVVIEPAYRAVELAEKLHDNPREGALLFSRFAFQVRYTWFRNWVNSPAGVRLGLAPIPEGPVTLRMLRRTLALEMAYRPGGVLATKLHLKHIATATTEGYASRPGGAQAELLAEVNKHEADRNLQLVLAEFHNYQQGILPAGPGARSLTEFFTSVDTELNTEPAAAPKIQRNDRDILNLLSKRANTLHLGAANYCWFTDPSRALCLKLADTPTADRPLIGMCDSARCPQATHHQVHRPVWIEHAERTKTFLGQLGRTRTTEHARLQADHHRALRVIADIDAATTPTPSEEKP